A genome region from Desulfobaccales bacterium includes the following:
- the argF gene encoding ornithine carbamoyltransferase, translated as MTRHLLTLLDLTTEEITALLRRAHELKALQRQGHCPRPLTGRTLAMLFDKPSTRTRVSFEAGMAQLGGATIYLERGQTQLSRAEPLADTARVLSRYVDAVVVRTFAQGMLEELAGHATIPIINGLTDSHHPCQVLSDLMTVEERFGGLTGLKVAWVGDGNNVANSWITAALRLDFELHLACPPGYEPDAALMAQARQEKRRVILTQDPVAAVAGAQVVNTDVWASMGQEGEAEKRRAVFRPYQVNRELLGHAAAEAIVLHCLPAHRGEEITSEVLDGPQSAAWDQAENRLHAQKALLEWLLG; from the coding sequence CAGCGCCAGGGCCATTGCCCCCGGCCCCTCACCGGGCGCACGTTGGCCATGCTCTTTGACAAGCCCTCCACCCGCACCCGGGTCTCCTTTGAGGCGGGCATGGCGCAACTGGGGGGTGCCACCATCTATCTCGAGCGGGGCCAGACGCAGCTCTCCCGGGCCGAACCCCTGGCCGACACCGCCCGGGTGCTCTCCCGTTATGTGGATGCGGTGGTGGTGCGCACCTTTGCCCAGGGGATGCTGGAGGAGCTGGCGGGCCACGCCACCATCCCCATCATCAACGGCCTCACCGACAGCCACCACCCCTGCCAGGTGCTGAGCGATCTCATGACGGTGGAGGAGCGCTTCGGGGGGCTCACGGGCCTCAAGGTGGCCTGGGTGGGGGACGGCAACAACGTGGCCAACTCCTGGATCACTGCGGCGCTGCGCCTGGATTTTGAGCTGCACCTGGCCTGCCCGCCGGGCTACGAGCCGGATGCGGCACTCATGGCTCAGGCCCGGCAGGAGAAGCGGCGTGTGATCCTTACCCAGGACCCGGTGGCGGCGGTGGCCGGCGCCCAGGTGGTGAACACCGACGTCTGGGCCTCCATGGGCCAGGAGGGGGAAGCGGAAAAGCGCAGGGCGGTCTTTCGCCCTTATCAGGTGAACAGGGAGCTCCTGGGCCACGCCGCGGCGGAGGCCATTGTGCTCCACTGCCTGCCGGCCCACCGGGGGGAGGAGATCACCTCGGAGGTGCTGGACGGGCCCCAGTCCGCCGCCTGGGACCAGGCGGAAAACCGCCTCCACGCCCAGAAGGCGCTGCTGGAGTGGCTGCTGGGGTGA